The genomic stretch GGAAGGACACCGGCAAGCTCATGACAACCCAGAACGACATTCGCAGGTTAAAGAACAGCCACAATGTACAGAACACCAAGATGACACCTTGCACGGCATTCTTGAGGACCAATTGCAATCGATCGCGGATCAAGGTCGACATGTCGTTGACCACAACCAGGCTCAAGAGCGGCTGACGCTGACGCTCGAGCTCAAGAAACTCGTGCACCGCGGTGGTCACTCGGATGGCGTCCTGCGCTTTCGTCTTTTTAATCCGCAGCACCCCAGCCCGTTCATTTCCCAGCAGGCTCTTGACCTCTTCATCCTCGAACACGTCGACAACCTGGCCGAGATCGCGCAGACGAATCTCTGCTCCACCCCTGGTGCCCTTGATGATCAGATCCTCCAGCTCCTCCGGTGTGCGACGTTGTTCGACGAAGCGCAGCAGCACTTCGTTCTCGCGCGTTTCCAGCGAGCCGGCTGGCAGATCGATCCCCTGCCGTGCAATGATACGGGCGACATCGGCGGCAGTCAGTCCGTAACGCCGCAGCGCTTCATCAGACAGTTCAACGCGAAGCTGACGGTCGGAAAACCCTTCCAGTTCGACCAGCGAGACTTGAGGCACCTGTTGCAGACGATCCTTCAAGTCCTCGCAGTAGATCTTCAGATCTCCCGTCGGCAACGGGCCGGAGACGAGCAAAACCATGACGGCTTCGGTTCGTCCGATCTGCGTGATCACGGGATCTTCGACATTGTCGGGAAACTCGGTGATCGCTTCGACCTCCGACTCGATGTCGTCCTGGAACAAAGAGATATCGGCGCCGTCACGCATTTCGACGGTGATCACTGCAACGCCCTCCTGCGCCTCGGAGCGTACTTCTTTGACGTTTTCCACACCGTCGACTGCGTCTTCGACTCGCCTGCAGACAGTCTCTTCGACTTCCTCGGCCGTCGCACCGAGATAGAGGATGCGGATTTGGATTTCCGTCGCTGAAAACTCCGGAAACGTTTCCCGTTCCAGCTTCGGCAGTGCAAACAGGCCTGCAACGATAAATAGCAGCATCAACAGGTTGGCCAGTGTCGGATGCCGCGCGAATCGATCAATCATCGCTGGCCCCCAACTTCCGCGGGCTGCTTTTCTAGCGATTGCGATGGCGGCGACGAACCAGCATCTACGCCACGGGCGTCAGCAATCAGTCGCTCACGCAGTGGGTTATCCTTGAGCGGTTCGACTAGCATGCCTTCGATGGCCGGCGTGGGATCGGAGACAACCAGCGTTTCTCCGCCGACAAGCCCGCTACCAATGACGGCGAATTCATCCTGCTGGAACACGACCTCCACTGCCTGCCGTCGCAGACGCTGCTCGCCGTCGAGCACATAAACGTGTCCGACGTGAAGCGCATGTCGCGGAACGATCACCTGGTCACGCCGAGGTTGCCCGATCAACGTCACGCGGCAGTACGTGCCTTGCAGCAATGGCGGACGCGCGCCGGGAACCACTTGCTGATAGGGATCGTCGACGCCCACGACCAAGCTTAAACTACGAGTTTGTGGATCGAGCGACTCGCGCACTCGCATGAATCTCGCCGACCAACGAGCCGGTAAATCCCCCGAAGCCATCTCGACGATCGCTTGCACGTTGAAGATATCGCGCACCCGCTGCATCGAGATTTCCTCAAACGCAGCCGCGCCGTTCGGATTGTGAATCAGCCGCCGCACTTCGCGCATCGGTGCTTGGGCTTCCACTTCGACGAGGTCATTGCTGTAAGCTTCAAACAGCGACTGTCCCGCTGCGACGTACTGGTCGACATCCAGCGTAACCGTGCCCAACCGGCAATCGAACGGCGCACGAATTTCCGTGTGCTTCAGGTCCAATTGCGCCTGAGCCAATTGGGCCTGTTTGAGTTCGAGATTGGCTTGCTGGCTTTGCTTTCGAGCCGGCAGAAGGTTCAACGCGCTCCTTTGCTCCTGAAGTCGCTGCTGCTGCGTCAAGACGGATCGCTGTTGAGCGTCGACTTCGGATTGCGCCGTGGCGTTTCGTGCAACAAGTTGTTCAATGCGTTTCATCTCTCGCTGAGTCACATTTAGCGCATCTCGCTCAATCTTTAAGGACGCCTGCAGGTTTTCTTCGGTCCGCGTTAGTTCCTCGATGAGGGCCTTTGCCTGCCCGATCTCCGCCTCCAATTGAGCGACTGCATACTGGTATTCCGTCGGATCGATCTTCAGTAGCACTTGGTCTTTGCTAACGAACGAACCCGATTCAAGTTCCGGATGAACCTCGACAATTCGACCATCGACCTGCGCGACGGCCTGCCACGTTTGTCCGGGTGTGGCCGTTCCGTAACCAACCAATTTCGGCAGCACATCGACAACGGGAACCTCGATGACACGCAGCATCCGCGATGCTTCGTCGGCGACCTCAAGCTCCGGCTGTGGGCGATTTCCTACGATCCATACAGCGACCACCACGCCCACCAGCAACGGCGGAACGAACAATAGTCGACTACCCCATCGCTTTAGGAACTCAAAGAATCTGGCTCGACTGTTTTTCACCAAGGCAACTCTCCAATAATTAGGTAGCAACACGTATCGGTGGCATCCTGCCACCGATACAGGGGACGGCGGCAGGATGCCACCGGCCAGCACTCGCGGCGGCAGGATGCCACCGATACTATTCGAGACGGTAAGTGGCGTCTTGCAATATGTATTCGTGCGACGTCAACTTCGCCTTCTCCGGATTTGCGCGAATGTAGTTCTGGAACGCTTCCAATTGTTCGGGGTCTCGCACGATGTGGTCATAACTCTCTCGCATCCAAAATGGTCCCTCCACCCCCAACTTTCGATTGATCGCGTTCGCAGTGAAACTCTTCACAGCCTGCAAGATGTCTTCCAACTCGAAGCCATTGATCGGTCGCATTAGCACATGAACATGATTCGGCATCACGACGAAATTACCGGTTAGCACGCGATCACCGTGAAAATGCGTCAGCGAGTTCGCGACGATTTCTGCGAGATCAGGACGCTTTAACACGCAGCTTCCGTGTCCCGCGTCGAGATACTTGTTGAGCTTCGTCGCCATGGTCCGTTCATAAAGACGCTGATCGTTCTTCGGCAATTGCCCAACGGTGTTCTTCCAGTCGAATCCCTCCGCGCTTAGCGGCTTCGGGTCGATTCCTCGATGAAGCAACCACTGGTCACGTTCGTATTCAAACTCGCGAATGACACCGACTGGGAGCGCGTCAGCAAGTCGGTATGTCACAAAGTAGGTGCAATTCTCTTGACGCCAATGGGGAAGAACTCCGTGATAGTACACGCGGACTTCGCCTCGCTCATCGAAACCACGAAAGGGTATTTTCTCTTCGTTCATAGGCGTTCAATAGTATCGGGGGCTTCCAGCCACCGCTGAGTGAAATGCTTGATCAAAAGGCGGCAGGATGCCACCGATACGTGTTACTACCGCAACGCTTCGCGCGTTCCGCTACGGTCAAACTCTAGAACCACACTTCACTCAACTGACCTGATTCAAGCTCATTGGCGTAGCTGAGGTAGTAGTTGCGATTCGGAGCATTGAACTCGCGTGCCGCCAAACGTCGCAGAGCCGTAATCTTCACCTTGCGGGCCAGTTTCAAGTCGCCATCATCCAACCATTTCACGTGGTCTGCGAGCTCCAACGCCCACTGGTAGTCTTGCTTCGCCAGAGCGGATTCCATTTGCTCGGTGAGTTTCTCTGTGCCGCCGGCCAAGTCGGCCATTTTTTGCGCCTTGAGTTTTGGCTCGAGGGGATTCAACGTCGTCGGATTGCCGTCGTACCAGCCCAACAAGCCGGCATAGATTGCTCTTACCGCATGCGGCACCGCGCCATAGAACTGGATCAAGTACGGTTTCTCTTTCAGATGATCGGGAAGTTTGACTTCATGCGCGAGCTGGTCGGGACTCTTGCCAGCGTTGATGCCGCGAACCGTTTGGTCATACACGCTGCGAATCGCTTCGCTGTAATCTTTCAACGCGGCGGTGGCGGACGCTTCTCCCCGGATGGGCATCGTATGCCCTGGAACCAAAACGTGTGGCCTAAACTCTGCCATCTTCGCAACGCTTTCTGACCAGCTCAGCACATCGCGATACGCCGTGCCCCGAATCGCATACAGGTTGGGGAACGAACTGTAGAAGTTGTCGCCCGCCAGCAACACCTTCTGCTTGGGGAGCCAGATGAACATGGCATCGTCGGTTTCCCCCGGGCCGATATGAAACTCGATGTCGACACCCACGATCGTCGTTTTCAGACCGCTGCGCGGAACCGTCACGGTAGGGGGAAGGTGCCCTTTGCCGCGATCGCGATCGTAGGTATTCGCCGGCGCAACGCCGCGGTTGGTGCTTTCTGACGGCGACAGTTTCCGTCCGAACTGACGCACATTGCGTTTCATCTTGACTGGATCCACCGCCTTGTTGACGCCTTCAGCGGATCCGAAACTTTCTGTGGCGTAGATGTCTGGTCGCTCACCGCCCACAAAGGCACTGGCTCCACCGATGTGGTCGCCGTGGCTGTGGGTGTAGATGATCGCCTTGACCGGTTTGTCGCTGTACTTCCGAAAAGCTTCAAACGCATTCGCAGCACTGGTCGGTCCCATGAGCGTGTCAACGATAATCACACCGTCGGTGCCGACGATCATCGACGTGTTGGCTCCGTGAAATCCAACGGCCGTGAAGACGTTGTCGGCGACTTTGACGATCCCCTGCTCGAATTGTTGCTGTTGCGCATTGAGCATCTTCAATGCGATCTTCGGTTCGACCTGCGTTTGTCCGTTCGCAACTCCGGCTGCCAGCACCGCAACTACCAGTGGGATAAATATCCCTGAAGTTACTTTCATATCTTGATCTCCTCTAAATCGGGTTAAAACAGTGGATGTTTGCTGCCGCTAACATCACTCCCTTAGCTCGCGGGCGACGGTGAGGTAATAATTGCGCGCGGTTGCGTTGACCATGTCGCTGGCGAGCTTGGTCAATGCGTTCGCTTTGACTTGTTTCGCGTCTTTGTCGTCGGCGTTGATGGCAAGCAGGTGATCGGCGAGCTGTGCTGCCCATTGATTGTCGTCTGCGGCCAGCGCATCGCGGGCGGATTGCAATAGCTTGTCGGTTCCTCCGGCCAGCTTCGCAACACGCAGAGCTTCAGCCTTCGGTGAGAGACGGAACAAATTGGAAGGATTGCCGTCGAACCAGCCGAGGTAGCCGTTGAAGACGCTGCGCACTCCCCACTCCGGATGTCCGTAGAACGGTTGCAAGTAATCCTTGCTGGCGAGGTCTTCGGGAAGTTGCACGTACTCGACGAGTTCATCGGGCATGAGTCCCTTGTTCATTCCTTCGACCGTCTTGTCGTGAATGAACTGAACGGCGGAGTGGTAGTCGGTCAGCACTTGCTTGACTTCGGCCGCGCCTTTGATCGGATTCGTGTGTCCGCCAACGAGCGCCTCCGCGTCATAGGCGGCAAGCTTTCCGAGACTCTCGGCCCACAGACGAACGCTGCGATTCGGAGTCCCACGAATGGCATACAGGTTTGGAAACGATCGGTAGAAGTTGTCGCCGGCGAACAGAACTCTGCCTGCCGGATCCCAAACGAAGAGTCCATCGTTCGTTTCACCGGGCGCTGCAACGAGTTCAAGTTCCAAGCCCGCAATGTTGATCGTCTGTCGGTCGTTTTCAAGAAAATGGGTCGGATTCGTTCCCGCGCGGGACGAGAAAACTTCACCGCCCCGTTTCGGATAGCGAACCGGCGCGACGCCGTTGTTGATTCTCTGCTCAGGCGGCAGCGTGAATCCGGCTTGCCTTGCACCTCGCACGTTCTGGTACGTCAGACCACCAGCCTTCCATGGTCGGGCTTCACTGCCAAAGTTGATGTGTGCCCAAATCTGTGGCCGTTCGTCGCCGAGAAACGCCGGCGCTCCGCCAGTGTGGTCCCTGTGCGAGTGCGTGTAGATAATGGCCTTGACCGGCTTGTCGGTGATTGCGCGAAATTCCTTTGCAATTCTATTAGCTGCCTCACCCATCATTCCTGTGTCAACGATGACGACACCGTCATCGCCAATGATCATCGAGACGTTCGATACGCTGTAGCCAACCGCGACGTAGACATGGTCAGCAACCTTGACGATCTGCTCGGTGAATTGTGCGTTTTGGTTTCTTAGCCGCTGCGTTGCGTCATTCGCTCCCTGGGCTTGGATTGAACTCGCACCGAGTACCAAGAGGCAAAGCGTAGTTAAAAGTTTTTTCATGAGACTACTCCTTCGAGAAAGTTTTAGCGGAACGGCGCAAGCCGTCCGGTGCTACGATACTGGAGGGCTTGCGCCCTACCGCTACAAGTTATTTGGTTAGTTCCTTGGTTAGGTTCCTCTGCATCTTCCGCAGAACGTTTTGCGTCGCTTCCAGTTCTGACTTCGAGATGCCCGTTATGGTCGTTTTTCGCAAGTCGTCTAACAGTGGGAGGACGGTTTGAAGTTTCTGCTCGCCGCGACGAGTCAATCCAACCATCACGATGCGAGCGTCTTCGCTCGATACGCTCCGCTCAACAAACTTCTGCTCGACGAGTCGATCCAACTGGCGTTTCACGGTCGTCGGATCACGAATCATCAACGACGCCAACTCGTTCATGCTAAGCGGTTCACCAGCGTCTGACAGAGTTATCAACGTTTGGGTTTCCTCCGGCGAGAACGGCCAACCGGCACTCTTCAGCACCGCGGCCATTCCCGCACGAATCAGGTAAGCGACGCGGCCGATTGCGAATCCTGGCGAAGACTCAGAGTCAAAGTGCATTTTCGCCTCCATGCGAATCCGGAGTCGAGACGGGCGTAGGCCCGGCAAAGATTGGGCGATACCAATCGAAATAGCAGTAAATCAGCAGAGCACAGGCTGCGAAATCGGGAATCCCGACGACGAGGTATTGATGGGCAAAGAAGATCACGTACAGCAGGATATTGAACGCATAGGGCAACGCCATCAGGATCGCGAACGGCGCGGTCCGAGGAAAGAACATCAGCCCACCAGCGACCGTCTTGAACAATCCCACCCAGAAAATCAGGTAGCCCGTCTTCGCGAGCGCAATCATGAATTGACCAACTTCATCCGGTGTCTGACCCACAGGATAGCCGCGCGTGGCGAACCCCATCGTCATGATCCCGGTGCCGAACAGAAAGATTGCGAAGAGTATCCGTACGACGAAGGCGAGGCGTGGAAGTCGAACGCTGCGTGTTTCAGATGGAGCCATATCACTCAGTTGATGGGAGTTGAGATTGCACGTTTGTTCATCAGGCTCGCGTTCTTAGCGGAACGGCGCGAGCCGTCCGGTGTCGAGGCCTCGCCAATTCCTTAAAAAACCAGCCTGCTTGCGCCGCTCCGCTAACGAAAACACATCTCGATTTAGCGGTATTGGGCTCACGCCCTTCCGCTAAAAGGCATAGCAGCAACTACACGAGCCTGTTAGCTGTATCTTACAGCTTTATGTCAGTTAGTCAAGGCTTGCAGAAAAAAGTTTGACGCGGGCTTCACTCGATCCAGTACTTCGGATGGTCTAAGGCTCCTGAGCATCGGACGGTTCCCTCGCAGTTTTCAATCGTTCCGGGCGTCAGTTCCGCCACCATCCACGCATCTGCGTTTTGAGGTGGGATCGGGTAGGTTGCTTGCAAACCCTGAACACCGGCTGGCTTGAACCCGAATCGTGAATAGTAATCGGGATAGCCGAGGACGAAGACGAGGTTCACGCTAGAGTCGGCCAACTGGCTCAACCCCGCTTGAATCAAACGTCCGCCAATTCCCTGGCATTGTCGATCTTGAACAACGGCCAGCGGTGCGAGAATCCTTGCACTGACTTTCTTAGCGGCAGGGCGCGAGCCCTCCGGTGACATACCGGGCGGCTCGCGCCGCTCCGCTAACAACTCCGGTTCAACTCTCACGGATGTAAATAGAAGGTGGCCAACCAATCCGGCATCAGTCTCAGCGACGAGCGATAGCACCGGCTCGCCGGAAGCGTCATCGAGCATCTCATCGACCAGCTTGACGATCACCGGACCTTCGTCCTTGCCAAAGGCGTTCATGTGTACCGCAAGGATCGCATCTCGGTCCTTCTCCGTGGCGACGCGAATCTCGACTGTCTCTTGCGTCATCATTAAAGAGCCAATAATACGAGGATGCAACTGCCGTCTTTGACAGAAGCTACGCATGCCGATTCGCTGGCCTTTTTTTCGGCTCCGGGCGGCATCGCTATTTGCTTCAATCAGGCGGTGGGGGTGTGTCCTAGTGTTTACGATTCTCGACGATAGCGGACTCGTCTATTTTGGCTGCCTGACTATCCCAGATTCAAACGCACTCTACAATGCACTCAATTGAAACTGTTCACCGCTTTTACTGAAGTTAACGCTAACGCTCCATGGTCTATCTTTTCCTTGTGCTTGGCTTGGTCGTGCTGGTCATAGGCGCTGAGTTTTTGGTGAGGGGAGCTGTAACGCTGGCAGAGGTCGCAAGGATATCGCCTTTGGTCGTCGGCTTAACCGTGGTCGCGTTCGGAACCAGTGCCCCTGAACTGGCGGTTTCTACAATCTCCGGTCTCAAGGGTGACTCCGCAATCGCGCTCGGGAACGTAGTCGGCAGCAACATCTTGAACGTGCTGCTGATTCTGGGCATCTCGGCGGTGATCGCTCCCCTGTCGGTCTCGTCGCAACTGATTCGTTTGGACGTGCCGATCATGATCGGAGTTTCGGTCTTTGTATGGCTCGCGGCCTGGGACGGTTCGATCGGACGAGGTGAAACGGTGTGCATGCTGCTGGCGTTTGTGACCTACACCGGTTGGCTGATTCGTTCCGGACGTAAAGAAACGCAAGCACTTGCCGATGATTCGACGGTGACCTCCAAAGCCGCCAGTTTCAAAGATGATTTCCGCGGCTTTACTGGGTCAACCGGTTTCTGGATCTGGACTTCAAAATCGAACTCGCCAGGCTCGAAGTCCAAGCTGACGTAACAGGATGCCGGTTCAATTCCATTGATTTTCCAATCAAGCCAATGTAACCACGACAAGGATTGCTCCCACGCTTTGATTGACGCGTAAAGCCGAACGGTCATCGGATGTCAGCGAAGCACGCGCTCGCCCAAATGGCGGCGACCGGAACGTTTGGCAACGCCTACTACACGTCCGCGGAAAACCAATTCGACGCGATGCGAAAAGTTAGTTCACTTCGCAGGTTTCGGTGGTGCAGCGACCGGTTAACCGGAGGCGGTTCTTGGCGAAGGCTTGGTAGCCGAAATTGAGGGCACTCGAGATGCCGGGGAGGCGGGTTGGCCAGACGAGCAGCCCGAGGCCGACGGCGGCGTAGAGCTGGCGGAAGACTTCGACGCCAATGATCCATTGGCCGTCAGGAAGGCGACCGTGGATTTCATCCATGAACTGGTCGGGGGTTTTTCCGTAGTCTGCGGCGCTGAAATCTTTAGCGGCGATGTCGGTGAACTGGATGCGGTTCTTGCGATCGAGCCATTTCAGCAGCTTGATTTCACGCAGGCACAATGGGCACTCGCCGTCGTAGAAGACCTCGACCTTATGGTCCGTGGATAAAAATTGGTTGCTCATGAACTACTTCAACCGGATCAGGATTTCGTTCCGCCGCAGTGGGCCAGGTGTGAATGGTGGATCGTAGGAAGCAGATTCGACGCCGCTACTTTCAGGCGACTCGTCGGCAGCAAGGCCTTTCGATTCCATCCAAGCTCGGAGCTTCGTTTCGGATTCTTTGGCGAGCTTTTTGTTAATCCGGCCGGAGAATCGGAGGACTGCGAAGCGTCCGCCAGCTCGTTTGCGGACGTCGACATCGGGACCAGTGGGCGATGGCACGCCTTCGACTGCGACTTCCTTTGGCATCACGAATCCCATCTGAACTTCCGAATCCGCTTTGTCGTTTTCCATGAACACTGGCGTCGTCATCGAGATCTTCTGCTCGGACTCGTTCGCACCGCTGATGTAGCGGAACAGTTTCATGAAACTTCCGTCGCGACCTTGGGCGTCAATCTGGGTGGACGTGGCGACCAGCATCAGGTCGGGGTACTCGCGGACTTCAAAGTTGCCGTCGGATTCGATGACCTTGTATTCGGCTGATTCATAGCCGGCTCGAGTGGACTTATTGAACACAAACACCCCAATCGCGACCAATACCGCGATACTCGTGAAATACACCATTCGTTTACGCATCATCCATTCACCCAACGAAAATTCTCAGCGACGATTCGGAAATCGGATCGTTCAATATAGAAGGATAGGCGGCTGACAAGGCGGAATGAAGTTTGAAGAGTGAAGGGAGAAGAAAGCGGACTGCGATTTCCGGGCTATGAAGTCGGAGGATCGCGTGGTGAGCGGGCACCGACTACTTCAAGCCATTTACTGGCCCGAGACTGCTCGCTCAATCTCGGCTGGAGTCGGCTTGGTTCCGGCTTGGGTCTTGGACATGAACTTCATCACTCGTGCATGCAACTGTTCCCGATCGACATTGCTTAGCCGGTCGCCCATCATCGCGAGCGTCTCGGTCTGAGCGATCGTGGCTGCAAGCGTTGCGTTGATGTAACTGTTTAACGAAACGCCCTGTTTGCTGGCCAACTCTTGCGCCTTTGCTTTTAGGTCATCTCGCATTCGCAAGGAAAGCATTGCCATGATCAATTCTCCAGGTCATAAAGTACATCGCGCCATGACTGACAAGCCATCGCATCTGCTCGCCCAGCTTCTGACTACTGACGAAC from Novipirellula artificiosorum encodes the following:
- a CDS encoding transposase, giving the protein MNEEKIPFRGFDERGEVRVYYHGVLPHWRQENCTYFVTYRLADALPVGVIREFEYERDQWLLHRGIDPKPLSAEGFDWKNTVGQLPKNDQRLYERTMATKLNKYLDAGHGSCVLKRPDLAEIVANSLTHFHGDRVLTGNFVVMPNHVHVLMRPINGFELEDILQAVKSFTANAINRKLGVEGPFWMRESYDHIVRDPEQLEAFQNYIRANPEKAKLTSHEYILQDATYRLE
- a CDS encoding GNAT family N-acetyltransferase produces the protein MMTQETVEIRVATEKDRDAILAVHMNAFGKDEGPVIVKLVDEMLDDASGEPVLSLVAETDAGLVGHLLFTSVRVEPELLAERREPPGMSPEGSRPAAKKVSARILAPLAVVQDRQCQGIGGRLIQAGLSQLADSSVNLVFVLGYPDYYSRFGFKPAGVQGLQATYPIPPQNADAWMVAELTPGTIENCEGTVRCSGALDHPKYWIE
- a CDS encoding thiol-disulfide oxidoreductase DCC family protein, which encodes MSNQFLSTDHKVEVFYDGECPLCLREIKLLKWLDRKNRIQFTDIAAKDFSAADYGKTPDQFMDEIHGRLPDGQWIIGVEVFRQLYAAVGLGLLVWPTRLPGISSALNFGYQAFAKNRLRLTGRCTTETCEVN
- a CDS encoding MarR family winged helix-turn-helix transcriptional regulator — protein: MHFDSESSPGFAIGRVAYLIRAGMAAVLKSAGWPFSPEETQTLITLSDAGEPLSMNELASLMIRDPTTVKRQLDRLVEQKFVERSVSSEDARIVMVGLTRRGEQKLQTVLPLLDDLRKTTITGISKSELEATQNVLRKMQRNLTKELTK
- a CDS encoding toxin-antitoxin system HicB family antitoxin, with translation MAMLSLRMRDDLKAKAQELASKQGVSLNSYINATLAATIAQTETLAMMGDRLSNVDREQLHARVMKFMSKTQAGTKPTPAEIERAVSGQ
- a CDS encoding alkyl/aryl-sulfatase — translated: MKVTSGIFIPLVVAVLAAGVANGQTQVEPKIALKMLNAQQQQFEQGIVKVADNVFTAVGFHGANTSMIVGTDGVIIVDTLMGPTSAANAFEAFRKYSDKPVKAIIYTHSHGDHIGGASAFVGGERPDIYATESFGSAEGVNKAVDPVKMKRNVRQFGRKLSPSESTNRGVAPANTYDRDRGKGHLPPTVTVPRSGLKTTIVGVDIEFHIGPGETDDAMFIWLPKQKVLLAGDNFYSSFPNLYAIRGTAYRDVLSWSESVAKMAEFRPHVLVPGHTMPIRGEASATAALKDYSEAIRSVYDQTVRGINAGKSPDQLAHEVKLPDHLKEKPYLIQFYGAVPHAVRAIYAGLLGWYDGNPTTLNPLEPKLKAQKMADLAGGTEKLTEQMESALAKQDYQWALELADHVKWLDDGDLKLARKVKITALRRLAAREFNAPNRNYYLSYANELESGQLSEVWF
- a CDS encoding alkyl/aryl-sulfatase encodes the protein MKKLLTTLCLLVLGASSIQAQGANDATQRLRNQNAQFTEQIVKVADHVYVAVGYSVSNVSMIIGDDGVVIVDTGMMGEAANRIAKEFRAITDKPVKAIIYTHSHRDHTGGAPAFLGDERPQIWAHINFGSEARPWKAGGLTYQNVRGARQAGFTLPPEQRINNGVAPVRYPKRGGEVFSSRAGTNPTHFLENDRQTINIAGLELELVAAPGETNDGLFVWDPAGRVLFAGDNFYRSFPNLYAIRGTPNRSVRLWAESLGKLAAYDAEALVGGHTNPIKGAAEVKQVLTDYHSAVQFIHDKTVEGMNKGLMPDELVEYVQLPEDLASKDYLQPFYGHPEWGVRSVFNGYLGWFDGNPSNLFRLSPKAEALRVAKLAGGTDKLLQSARDALAADDNQWAAQLADHLLAINADDKDAKQVKANALTKLASDMVNATARNYYLTVARELRE
- a CDS encoding efflux RND transporter periplasmic adaptor subunit; translation: MKNSRARFFEFLKRWGSRLLFVPPLLVGVVVAVWIVGNRPQPELEVADEASRMLRVIEVPVVDVLPKLVGYGTATPGQTWQAVAQVDGRIVEVHPELESGSFVSKDQVLLKIDPTEYQYAVAQLEAEIGQAKALIEELTRTEENLQASLKIERDALNVTQREMKRIEQLVARNATAQSEVDAQQRSVLTQQQRLQEQRSALNLLPARKQSQQANLELKQAQLAQAQLDLKHTEIRAPFDCRLGTVTLDVDQYVAAGQSLFEAYSNDLVEVEAQAPMREVRRLIHNPNGAAAFEEISMQRVRDIFNVQAIVEMASGDLPARWSARFMRVRESLDPQTRSLSLVVGVDDPYQQVVPGARPPLLQGTYCRVTLIGQPRRDQVIVPRHALHVGHVYVLDGEQRLRRQAVEVVFQQDEFAVIGSGLVGGETLVVSDPTPAIEGMLVEPLKDNPLRERLIADARGVDAGSSPPSQSLEKQPAEVGGQR
- a CDS encoding sodium:calcium antiporter, with the translated sequence MVYLFLVLGLVVLVIGAEFLVRGAVTLAEVARISPLVVGLTVVAFGTSAPELAVSTISGLKGDSAIALGNVVGSNILNVLLILGISAVIAPLSVSSQLIRLDVPIMIGVSVFVWLAAWDGSIGRGETVCMLLAFVTYTGWLIRSGRKETQALADDSTVTSKAASFKDDFRGFTGSTGFWIWTSKSNSPGSKSKLT
- a CDS encoding SOUL family heme-binding protein; the protein is MRKRMVYFTSIAVLVAIGVFVFNKSTRAGYESAEYKVIESDGNFEVREYPDLMLVATSTQIDAQGRDGSFMKLFRYISGANESEQKISMTTPVFMENDKADSEVQMGFVMPKEVAVEGVPSPTGPDVDVRKRAGGRFAVLRFSGRINKKLAKESETKLRAWMESKGLAADESPESSGVESASYDPPFTPGPLRRNEILIRLK